Proteins encoded together in one Scytonema millei VB511283 window:
- a CDS encoding OmpP1/FadL family transporter translates to MRRTLQSIAALLPLFLALEFFGTTSTAVASGFAILEQSVRGLGSAFSNSAAADDASTIFFNPAGLTRLSNNSAIAAGYYISPTALFQDRGSVVVTGAPLTGGDGGDGGVDIFVPNFYAVWNASDRVKLGLGVNSPFGLKTRYDRDWVGRYYAINSELVTININPTVAAKLTDNLSLGAGINLQYAEAKLSNAIDFGLIGATRLRTAPQATDGSVELEGDDWSWGYNLGLLYEPNRKTRLGLAYRSAITHDLAGEADFNVPAAVSALTATGRFQDGSIDAELNLPDTLSLNAYHQISSRIALTGDVTWTNWSRFEELRVTFDNPVEPDNVQPENWHDTVRYSVGINYTLSPAWELRAGVAYDPSPVDSTYRSPRIPDNNRTWLAIGATFKASDAISFDVGYAHLFVDDSEIDLSSSTSGNLRGQIDSDVDVVGLQLTWQF, encoded by the coding sequence GTGAGGAGAACGTTGCAGTCAATTGCAGCGCTATTGCCGCTGTTTTTGGCGTTAGAATTTTTTGGCACGACTAGTACTGCTGTAGCATCAGGTTTTGCAATTCTCGAACAAAGCGTGCGCGGTTTAGGCAGTGCTTTTTCTAATAGTGCGGCGGCGGATGATGCCAGTACGATCTTTTTTAACCCTGCTGGATTAACTCGTCTGTCAAATAATTCGGCGATCGCGGCAGGATACTATATATCTCCTACAGCTCTGTTTCAAGATCGAGGCTCGGTAGTTGTCACTGGCGCACCTTTAACAGGTGGAGATGGCGGAGATGGCGGCGTGGATATTTTTGTTCCTAACTTCTACGCTGTCTGGAATGCCAGCGATCGCGTCAAGCTAGGTTTGGGAGTGAATTCGCCTTTTGGTCTGAAGACGAGGTACGATCGCGACTGGGTTGGGCGCTACTACGCGATTAATTCAGAACTCGTCACAATTAATATTAATCCTACTGTTGCGGCAAAACTGACAGACAACCTTTCTTTAGGTGCTGGCATCAACTTACAATATGCTGAGGCAAAACTATCAAATGCGATCGATTTTGGTTTGATTGGTGCTACGAGATTGCGTACCGCGCCTCAAGCAACTGATGGTTCTGTCGAATTAGAAGGCGATGATTGGAGTTGGGGTTATAACTTGGGGTTACTCTACGAACCCAATCGGAAAACGCGCCTCGGCTTGGCTTATCGTTCGGCGATTACTCACGATTTAGCAGGGGAGGCTGATTTTAACGTTCCTGCTGCGGTATCAGCTTTAACTGCGACTGGACGATTTCAAGATGGTAGTATCGATGCTGAATTGAACCTACCCGATACTCTATCTCTCAATGCCTATCATCAAATTAGTTCTCGCATTGCACTTACAGGTGACGTAACTTGGACGAATTGGAGTCGGTTTGAAGAGTTGCGCGTCACATTTGACAACCCAGTGGAACCGGATAACGTGCAGCCAGAAAATTGGCACGATACAGTGCGCTATTCTGTAGGAATTAACTATACATTGAGTCCAGCCTGGGAATTACGTGCTGGTGTTGCTTACGATCCGAGTCCGGTAGATAGTACGTATAGATCGCCCAGAATTCCCGATAATAATCGAACGTGGTTAGCGATCGGTGCTACTTTTAAAGCTTCTGATGCTATTAGTTTTGATGTCGGTTACGCTCACTTATTTGTTGATGACAGTGAGATCGATTTATCTAGCAGTACTAGCGGTAACTTGAGAGGACAAATTGATAGTGATGTTGATGTTGTGGGGTTACAGCTAACGTGGCAGTTCTAA
- a CDS encoding SPL family radical SAM protein translates to MAKTQAYEGYCKGTPTILVKEKFGNANVYTKNTQSVLNKASGFISAYDFTLNPYRGCQYGCSYCYAVAFSPNPPMRQDWGNWVIIKQNAAEVLEKELQKWYEKNPTRSPSIYMSSVTDPYQPIEGKEKLTRSLLEVMVKYQPTLVIQTRSPMITRDINLLRQFHRLRINISVPTGSERVRRDFEPRSPSIFARLRAIGILKHSLPCNADYDTRFSVTMTPLLPTLEADMFSLINKLQVVDRVVIQEFHASHNRTLVASTRPEALEITKKYSWWYDNEQLNYLVFRDKLVAMLPDIEIKEGQAGFGYD, encoded by the coding sequence ATGGCTAAAACTCAAGCTTATGAAGGGTATTGTAAAGGTACGCCAACAATTTTAGTTAAAGAGAAATTTGGTAACGCCAACGTATATACAAAAAATACTCAATCTGTTCTGAATAAAGCAAGTGGATTTATTTCAGCTTATGACTTTACTCTGAATCCATATCGCGGGTGTCAGTATGGTTGTAGCTATTGTTATGCTGTTGCTTTTAGTCCTAATCCTCCGATGCGTCAAGACTGGGGTAATTGGGTAATTATTAAACAAAATGCGGCAGAAGTTTTAGAGAAAGAGTTACAGAAATGGTACGAGAAAAATCCTACTCGTTCTCCCAGTATTTACATGAGTAGCGTTACCGATCCCTATCAGCCAATTGAGGGGAAGGAAAAACTAACTCGTAGTTTGTTAGAGGTGATGGTGAAATATCAACCTACGTTAGTTATTCAAACTCGCAGTCCGATGATTACGAGAGATATCAATTTATTGCGACAATTCCATCGCTTGCGGATTAATATAAGCGTACCTACAGGTAGCGAACGAGTTAGAAGAGATTTTGAACCGCGATCGCCTAGTATTTTTGCTCGTTTGAGAGCTATCGGTATTTTAAAACATAGTTTACCTTGCAATGCAGACTACGACACCAGATTTTCTGTAACAATGACACCTTTATTACCAACTCTAGAAGCCGATATGTTTAGTTTAATTAACAAACTTCAAGTTGTCGATCGCGTCGTAATTCAGGAATTTCACGCTAGTCATAATCGTACCCTTGTGGCATCAACTCGTCCAGAGGCGCTGGAGATTACGAAAAAATACTCTTGGTGGTATGACAACGAACAACTAAATTATTTAGTATTCAGGGATAAATTAGTTGCTATGCTTCCTGACATCGAAATCAAAGAAGGACAAGCAGGATTTGGATATGATTGA